A DNA window from Bradyrhizobium sp. CCBAU 53421 contains the following coding sequences:
- a CDS encoding caspase family protein → MKSWLSRLSATLLAVAFVASAAPAQAEKRVALVIGNNDYRNVPKLQKAVNDARTMGDTLKQLGFNVMVAENLNRQAFSETLLAFDRAVEPGDTAFFFYAGHGFEIAGQNFLLPTDVPAATEGQEELVRDASVLADRIIERLQNKRARTSILVFDACRNNPFERAGTRAVAGGGGLAPMTQLPEGVFSVFSAGPRQTALDRLSNDDANPNSVFTRTFARELLQPGENLVQVAQRTRRLVSEMAETVKHKQIPVYFDQMVDDVFLNGIAKAQAEAAKPSAPPQQVAALPPVSVPKLPKEDSINAPIASFSRHNGGWTVVFSIADPTLGISWRIGDSGDFRETGFMDTLDPRTRKRMPNPSIELPADAPAATIQLRYVDTQGEMQGPFPIKFDPDAALIRDQRKILDMTATSWLSFREFNGLLVYYTHLMSYRCAIREVRIGIDTAVPDKVLKMPACNSRDPSAIPSDAQPYLKLAPQTKSVSVELTYRDGSVSEIKTFRR, encoded by the coding sequence ATGAAGAGCTGGCTTTCGAGACTTTCAGCGACCCTGTTGGCGGTCGCCTTCGTCGCATCGGCGGCGCCCGCCCAGGCCGAAAAGCGCGTCGCGCTGGTGATCGGCAACAATGACTACAGGAACGTGCCCAAGCTGCAGAAGGCGGTCAATGACGCCCGCACCATGGGCGACACGCTGAAGCAGCTCGGTTTCAACGTCATGGTGGCCGAGAATCTGAACCGGCAAGCGTTCTCCGAAACGCTGCTCGCCTTCGACCGCGCCGTGGAGCCCGGCGACACCGCGTTCTTCTTCTATGCCGGTCACGGCTTCGAGATCGCCGGCCAGAACTTCCTGCTGCCGACCGACGTACCGGCCGCCACCGAAGGGCAGGAGGAGCTGGTGCGCGACGCTTCCGTGCTCGCCGACCGCATCATCGAGCGGTTGCAGAACAAGAGAGCGCGTACCTCGATCCTGGTGTTCGACGCCTGCCGCAACAATCCGTTCGAGCGCGCCGGCACGCGCGCCGTTGCCGGCGGCGGTGGTCTGGCGCCGATGACGCAGCTGCCGGAAGGCGTGTTCTCGGTGTTTTCGGCGGGGCCGCGCCAGACCGCGCTCGATCGTCTGTCGAACGACGACGCCAATCCCAATTCGGTGTTCACGCGAACCTTCGCCAGGGAGCTGCTGCAGCCCGGCGAAAACCTCGTGCAGGTCGCGCAGCGCACGCGGCGCCTGGTCAGCGAGATGGCCGAGACCGTGAAGCACAAGCAGATCCCGGTCTATTTCGACCAGATGGTCGATGACGTCTTCCTGAACGGGATCGCAAAGGCGCAGGCCGAGGCGGCCAAGCCGTCGGCTCCGCCGCAGCAGGTGGCCGCGCTGCCGCCGGTATCGGTGCCTAAGTTGCCGAAGGAGGACTCCATCAACGCGCCGATCGCGAGCTTCTCGCGGCACAATGGCGGCTGGACCGTCGTGTTCTCGATCGCCGATCCGACGCTCGGCATTTCCTGGCGGATCGGCGATAGCGGCGATTTCCGTGAAACCGGCTTCATGGACACGCTCGATCCGCGCACCCGCAAGCGGATGCCCAATCCATCGATCGAGCTGCCGGCCGACGCGCCGGCGGCCACGATCCAGCTTCGCTATGTCGATACCCAGGGCGAGATGCAGGGGCCTTTCCCGATCAAGTTCGATCCCGATGCCGCGCTGATCCGCGATCAGCGCAAGATCCTCGACATGACCGCGACGAGCTGGCTGTCGTTCCGCGAGTTCAACGGGCTGCTGGTCTATTATACGCACCTGATGTCGTATCGCTGCGCGATCCGCGAGGTGCGGATCGGCATCGACACCGCGGTGCCGGACAAGGTGTTGAAGATGCCGGCCTGCAATTCGCGCGATCCGAGCGCCATCCCGTCCGATGCGCAGCCCTATCTGAAGCTCGCGCCGCAGACCAAGTCGGTTTCGGTGGAGCTGACCTACCGCGACGGCAGCGTGTCGGAAATCAAGACGTTCAGGCGATAG
- a CDS encoding helix-turn-helix transcriptional regulator codes for MYTWSTEQVDPRDRFDYWREVRAKGLFGVTAELEPEHRRDFFGEFSLRQLGDAGLVELRASPYRVERRAGDIAEAASDSLCIYQQLGGGGWFGGARLDEFAVRDGMFATSYSDLPYRTVPLHHDGFHLRIIKIPVTNIVPPGAELGELVPKPVQDETALQPLLESCFRDLVEGHDASAADAAPLVQALAHIALIERGIMRPKSRLAQQALRSAHLSLARRLIRRHLSSAALTPTLIAGLLGISVRHLHILFEETGNTFSETVTALRLAQSRRLLRERSGQTIAEVAFACGFESLATFYRLFNASESMTPGDYRARVA; via the coding sequence GTGTACACATGGTCCACTGAGCAGGTCGATCCCCGGGATCGCTTCGACTATTGGCGCGAGGTCCGCGCCAAGGGATTGTTCGGCGTCACCGCTGAACTCGAACCCGAGCACCGCCGCGACTTCTTCGGCGAGTTCTCGCTGCGCCAGCTCGGCGATGCCGGACTGGTCGAGCTGCGTGCCTCGCCCTACCGCGTCGAGCGGCGCGCCGGCGACATCGCTGAGGCGGCCAGCGACAGCCTGTGCATTTACCAGCAGCTCGGCGGTGGCGGCTGGTTCGGCGGCGCACGGCTCGACGAATTCGCGGTGCGCGACGGCATGTTCGCGACCAGCTATTCGGACCTGCCTTATCGCACCGTCCCGCTGCACCATGACGGCTTCCACCTGCGCATCATCAAGATCCCGGTGACGAACATCGTCCCGCCCGGCGCCGAGCTCGGCGAACTGGTCCCAAAACCCGTGCAGGATGAGACCGCGCTGCAGCCACTACTGGAATCCTGCTTCCGCGACCTCGTCGAAGGCCACGACGCCAGCGCGGCGGACGCGGCCCCGCTGGTGCAGGCGCTCGCCCATATTGCGCTGATCGAGCGCGGCATCATGCGACCGAAGAGCAGGCTCGCACAGCAGGCGCTGCGAAGCGCCCATCTGTCGCTGGCCCGCCGCCTGATCCGGCGGCATCTGTCGAGTGCGGCACTGACGCCGACGCTGATCGCCGGCCTGCTCGGCATCTCGGTGCGTCACCTGCACATCCTGTTCGAGGAAACGGGGAACACCTTCTCGGAGACAGTCACCGCGCTTCGCCTCGCGCAAAGCCGCCGCCTGCTCCGCGAGCGGTCGGGGCAGACGATCGCCGAGGTCGCCTTTGCCTGCGGCTTCGAGAGCCTCGCGACGTTCTACCGCCTGTTCAATGCGTCCGAATCCATGACGCCGGGCGATTACCGGGCGCGCGTGGCCTGA
- a CDS encoding DEAD/DEAH box helicase — protein sequence MSFSNLGLSDKVLAAVAATGYTNPTPIQEQAIPHVLARRDVLGIAQTGTGKTAAFVLPMLTLLEKGRARARMPRTLILEPTRELAAQVKEQFDKYGAGQKLNVALLIGGVSFGDQDSKLMRGVDVLIATPGRLLDHTERGGLLLTGVELLVIDEADRMLDMGFIPDIERICKLVPFTRQTLFFTATMPPEISRITETFLHNPARIEVSKPATTAVTVTQLQVPAGREAHDKREILRRLLREAKDLNNAIIFCNRKREVAVLHKSLQKHGFSVGALHGDMDQSARTAALDQFRKGEIPLLVASDVAARGLDIPAVSHVFNFDVPHHPDDYVHRIGRTGRAGRTGTAISIVTSLDSKSMTAIEKLIGQPIPRAEGDYAVHSEASDEDAAPRRSRSREGSRDGARGGRKPRREREPRHGEREARHGEREPRQDQEPRQERAAKPEREPRQGRNTTPSHVPSIGRAEPRRPQREVDHEPADHSHLPAFLLRPVRARA from the coding sequence ATGTCTTTTTCCAATCTAGGCCTGTCCGATAAGGTCCTCGCCGCAGTTGCGGCAACCGGTTACACCAACCCCACTCCCATCCAGGAACAGGCAATCCCGCACGTTCTCGCCCGGCGCGACGTCCTCGGCATTGCCCAGACCGGCACCGGCAAGACCGCTGCCTTCGTTCTCCCGATGCTCACTCTCCTCGAGAAGGGCCGCGCCCGGGCACGGATGCCCCGCACCCTGATCCTCGAGCCGACCCGCGAGCTTGCCGCGCAGGTGAAGGAGCAGTTCGACAAATACGGCGCCGGTCAGAAATTGAACGTGGCGCTGCTGATCGGCGGCGTCTCGTTCGGCGACCAGGACTCCAAGCTGATGCGTGGCGTCGACGTCCTGATCGCAACGCCCGGCCGCCTGCTCGACCACACCGAACGCGGCGGACTGCTGCTCACCGGCGTCGAGCTGCTGGTCATCGACGAAGCCGACCGCATGCTCGACATGGGCTTCATCCCCGACATCGAGCGCATCTGCAAGCTCGTCCCGTTCACGCGGCAGACCCTGTTCTTCACCGCGACGATGCCGCCGGAAATCAGCCGCATCACCGAGACCTTCCTGCACAATCCGGCCCGGATCGAAGTCTCCAAGCCGGCGACCACCGCCGTCACCGTGACGCAATTGCAGGTTCCGGCCGGTCGCGAAGCGCATGACAAGCGCGAGATCCTCCGCCGCCTGCTGCGCGAGGCCAAGGATCTCAACAACGCGATTATCTTCTGCAATCGCAAGCGCGAAGTCGCCGTCCTTCACAAATCACTGCAGAAGCACGGCTTCAGTGTCGGCGCCCTGCACGGCGATATGGATCAATCCGCCCGCACCGCGGCCCTCGATCAATTCCGCAAAGGCGAGATTCCGCTGCTCGTCGCCTCCGACGTCGCGGCCCGCGGTCTCGACATTCCCGCGGTGAGCCACGTCTTCAACTTCGACGTCCCGCATCACCCCGACGATTACGTCCACCGCATCGGCCGCACCGGCCGCGCCGGACGCACCGGCACCGCGATCTCCATCGTCACCTCGCTCGATAGCAAGTCGATGACTGCGATCGAGAAGCTGATCGGCCAGCCGATCCCGCGCGCCGAGGGCGACTACGCCGTTCACAGCGAGGCCTCCGACGAGGACGCCGCACCGCGCCGCTCGCGCAGCCGCGAAGGTTCGCGCGATGGCGCCCGCGGCGGCCGCAAGCCGCGGCGCGAGCGCGAACCACGCCACGGTGAGCGCGAGGCGCGTCACGGTGAGCGCGAGCCGCGTCAGGACCAAGAGCCACGCCAGGAGCGTGCCGCCAAGCCGGAGCGCGAGCCGCGCCAGGGCCGCAACACCACCCCGTCGCATGTGCCGTCGATCGGGCGTGCCGAACCACGCCGGCCGCAGCGCGAGGTCGACCACGAGCCGGCCGATCATTCGCACCTGCCCGCCTTCCTGCTGCGACCTGTCCGCGCACGCGCGTAA
- the parE gene encoding DNA topoisomerase IV subunit B, with amino-acid sequence MSKPLKSNAKSKSADDLFGAPEPKGRAPAKAASRPAGGAEAGYTAADIEVLEGLEPVRRRPGMYIGGTDEKALHHLFAEVIDNCMDEALAGHATFIDVELTADGFLTVTDNGRGIPVDPHPKFPKKSALEVIMCTLHSGGKFDSKVYETSGGLHGVGVSVVNALSSRLEVEVARSGQLHRMTFERGHPKGKLEDLGKVNNRRGTRIRFKPDTDIFGAKAAFKPQRLFKMTRSKAYLFGGVEIRWHCDQELLKGVEDVPAEAKFHFPGGLKDYLAAAIHADTLVHQDIFSGKSGRSGAHGACEWAVAWTADADGFLSSYTNTVPTPDGGTHESGLRSALLRGLKDHAERAGQGKRAASITSEDVMVGAAVMLSVFVREPEFQGQTKDRLATAEAQRIVEQAMKDPFDHWLSGNPNQANRLLDFVIDRAEERLRRRQEKETARKTAGKKLRLPGKLADCSDAGTEGSELFIVEGDSAGGSAKQARDRKTQAVLPLRGKILNVASAGKDKLTANAQLSDLVQAIGCGTLAHYREEDLRYQRIIIMTDADVDGAHIASLLITFFYRQMPRLIDEGHLYLAVPPLYKLKHGTKSVYARDDAHKEELLKSEFNANAKVEVNRFKGLGEMMPAQLKETTMDPAKRTLLRVVLLADDREGTADSVERLMGTKAEARFAFISDKAEFASDDLLDV; translated from the coding sequence ATGTCCAAGCCGCTGAAATCAAACGCCAAAAGTAAATCTGCTGACGATCTGTTTGGAGCCCCGGAGCCGAAGGGACGCGCCCCGGCGAAGGCTGCTTCGCGGCCCGCGGGAGGCGCCGAAGCCGGCTATACGGCGGCTGATATCGAGGTACTGGAAGGGCTGGAACCGGTCCGCCGGCGGCCCGGCATGTATATCGGCGGCACCGACGAGAAGGCGCTGCACCATCTGTTCGCCGAGGTGATCGACAACTGCATGGACGAGGCGCTGGCCGGCCACGCCACCTTCATCGACGTCGAGTTGACCGCCGACGGCTTCCTGACGGTGACCGACAATGGCCGCGGCATTCCGGTCGATCCGCATCCGAAATTCCCGAAGAAGTCGGCGCTCGAAGTCATCATGTGCACGCTGCATTCGGGCGGCAAGTTCGACTCCAAGGTCTACGAGACCTCAGGCGGTCTGCACGGCGTCGGCGTGTCCGTGGTCAACGCCCTCTCCTCGCGACTCGAGGTCGAGGTCGCGCGCAGTGGGCAGTTGCATCGCATGACCTTCGAGCGCGGCCATCCCAAGGGCAAGCTCGAAGACCTCGGCAAGGTCAACAACCGCCGCGGAACGCGCATCCGCTTCAAGCCGGACACCGACATCTTCGGCGCCAAGGCGGCGTTCAAGCCGCAACGCCTGTTCAAGATGACGCGCTCGAAGGCCTATCTGTTCGGCGGCGTCGAGATTCGCTGGCACTGCGATCAGGAGCTGTTGAAGGGCGTCGAAGACGTCCCGGCGGAAGCCAAGTTTCACTTCCCCGGCGGCCTGAAGGATTATCTCGCCGCCGCGATCCACGCCGACACGCTGGTGCATCAGGATATCTTCTCCGGCAAGTCCGGCCGCAGCGGCGCGCACGGCGCCTGCGAATGGGCGGTGGCCTGGACGGCCGATGCCGACGGCTTCCTGTCGTCCTACACCAACACGGTGCCGACGCCTGACGGCGGCACGCATGAATCCGGCCTGCGCAGCGCGCTGCTGCGCGGCTTGAAGGACCACGCCGAGCGCGCCGGTCAGGGCAAGCGCGCGGCCTCGATCACATCGGAAGACGTGATGGTGGGCGCGGCCGTGATGCTCTCGGTGTTCGTGCGCGAGCCTGAATTCCAGGGTCAAACCAAGGACCGCCTCGCCACCGCCGAAGCGCAGCGCATCGTCGAACAGGCGATGAAGGATCCGTTCGACCATTGGCTGTCGGGCAATCCGAACCAGGCCAACCGGCTGCTCGATTTCGTGATCGATCGCGCCGAGGAGCGGCTGCGCCGCCGCCAGGAAAAGGAAACCGCGCGCAAGACCGCCGGCAAGAAGCTGCGGCTTCCCGGCAAGCTCGCGGATTGCTCCGATGCCGGCACCGAAGGCTCCGAACTCTTCATCGTCGAAGGTGACTCGGCCGGCGGCAGCGCCAAGCAGGCGCGCGACCGCAAGACGCAGGCCGTGCTGCCGCTGCGCGGCAAGATCCTCAACGTCGCCTCTGCCGGCAAGGACAAGCTGACCGCCAACGCGCAGCTCTCTGATCTCGTGCAGGCGATCGGCTGCGGCACGCTCGCCCATTACCGCGAAGAGGATCTGCGCTATCAGCGCATCATCATCATGACCGACGCCGACGTCGACGGCGCGCACATCGCCTCGCTCCTGATCACCTTCTTCTACCGGCAGATGCCGCGGCTGATCGACGAGGGGCATCTCTATCTGGCGGTGCCGCCGCTCTACAAATTGAAGCACGGCACCAAGTCGGTCTACGCCCGCGACGACGCGCACAAGGAAGAGCTGCTCAAGAGCGAGTTCAACGCCAACGCCAAGGTCGAGGTGAATCGCTTCAAAGGCCTCGGTGAAATGATGCCGGCGCAGCTGAAGGAGACCACGATGGATCCGGCCAAGCGCACGCTGCTGCGCGTGGTGCTGCTTGCCGACGATCGGGAGGGCACCGCCGACTCGGTCGAGCGGCTGATGGGCACCAAGGCGGAGGCACGTTTCGCCTTCATCTCCGACAAGGCCGAGTTCGCCAGCGACGACCTGCTCGACGTCTAG
- a CDS encoding FAD-dependent oxidoreductase, with product MDAGNPAGSNRHQMKVRCCIVGGGPAGMMLGYLLGRAGVDVVVLEKHADFFRDFRGDTVHPSTLQVMDELGLIDGFLKLPHQDIQTLDGMFGGTSVRIADLSRLSVKYPFIAMMPQWDFLNYLRESGRRFPSLQVLMNAEVTDLIRRGDTVAGVHVNTPDGRVEIEADLTIGCDGRHSIVRERAGLDVEEIGAPMDVLWFRVGRRPDETENLFARVEHGKMMVTFDRGDYWQCAYVIAKGQYEAVKARGLPALLDDVLRLAPILKAGIADVKSFDDVKLLTVAINRLKRWTRPGLLCIGDAAHAMSPIGGVGVNLAVQDAVATANILAAKLVQGCPPEDELDAVRRRREFPVRVTQRMQVIAQDNIISAALKGGDQPVPFALRLITAMPWLQGLTARLVAVGVRPEHVHSPAAS from the coding sequence ATGGATGCAGGCAATCCGGCAGGATCGAACAGGCATCAGATGAAGGTGCGCTGCTGCATCGTCGGCGGCGGACCAGCCGGCATGATGCTCGGCTACCTGCTCGGGCGCGCCGGGGTCGATGTCGTGGTGCTGGAGAAGCACGCCGACTTCTTCCGCGACTTCCGGGGCGACACCGTGCATCCGTCGACCCTGCAGGTGATGGACGAGCTCGGTCTGATCGACGGCTTCCTAAAGCTGCCGCACCAGGACATCCAGACGCTCGACGGCATGTTCGGCGGCACTTCGGTGCGGATCGCCGACCTCAGCCGGCTCAGCGTCAAATATCCGTTCATCGCGATGATGCCGCAGTGGGACTTCCTCAATTACCTGCGCGAGAGCGGCAGGCGCTTCCCATCACTGCAGGTGCTGATGAACGCCGAGGTGACCGACCTGATCCGGCGTGGCGACACCGTTGCGGGCGTCCATGTGAACACGCCTGACGGCCGCGTCGAGATCGAGGCGGATCTCACCATCGGCTGCGACGGCCGCCATTCGATCGTGCGCGAGCGCGCCGGCCTCGACGTCGAGGAGATCGGCGCGCCGATGGACGTGCTGTGGTTTCGCGTCGGGCGGCGTCCGGACGAGACCGAGAATTTGTTCGCCCGCGTCGAGCACGGCAAGATGATGGTGACATTCGATCGCGGCGACTATTGGCAATGCGCTTATGTGATCGCCAAGGGACAATACGAGGCCGTGAAGGCGAGGGGGCTGCCGGCGCTGCTCGACGATGTGCTGCGGCTGGCGCCGATCCTCAAGGCCGGCATTGCCGATGTGAAGAGCTTTGACGACGTCAAGCTGCTCACGGTCGCGATCAATCGCCTGAAGCGCTGGACCCGTCCCGGCCTGCTCTGCATCGGCGACGCCGCGCATGCGATGTCGCCGATCGGCGGCGTCGGCGTCAACCTCGCGGTGCAGGACGCGGTCGCGACCGCCAACATCCTGGCGGCAAAGCTCGTGCAAGGTTGTCCGCCGGAGGACGAACTCGACGCCGTGCGCCGTCGCCGTGAATTCCCGGTGCGGGTGACGCAGCGCATGCAGGTGATCGCGCAGGACAACATCATCAGCGCCGCGCTGAAGGGCGGCGATCAGCCGGTGCCGTTCGCGTTGCGGTTGATCACTGCAATGCCCTGGCTGCAAGGCCTGACGGCGCGTCTTGTCGCGGTCGGGGTGCGGCCGGAGCACGTCCATTCGCCGGCCGCGAGCTGA
- a CDS encoding glucose 1-dehydrogenase: protein MKNGQFDLSGRVAIVTGGNGGIGLGMARGLADAGAAVAVVGRNQAKSKAAVEDLGKRGVKAIAVATDVTDKAAVAAMVERVTGELGRIDILVNNAGMSIRKAPHELELDEWSRVIDTNLTSAFLCSKAAYPALKASGHGKIINIGSMMSIFGASFAAAYAASKGGIVQYTRACANAWAPDNIQVNAILPGWIDTDLTKGARQQVAGLHERVLARTPAARWGVIDDFAGIAVFLASPASDFVTGTAIPVDGGYSVMA from the coding sequence ATGAAAAACGGACAGTTTGATCTCTCGGGCCGGGTTGCGATCGTCACCGGCGGCAATGGCGGCATCGGGCTTGGCATGGCGCGCGGCCTGGCGGACGCCGGCGCGGCGGTTGCCGTGGTCGGCCGCAACCAGGCGAAGTCGAAGGCGGCCGTCGAGGATCTCGGCAAGCGCGGCGTCAAGGCGATCGCGGTGGCTACCGACGTGACCGACAAGGCCGCGGTCGCGGCGATGGTCGAGCGGGTCACAGGTGAGCTCGGCCGGATCGACATCCTCGTCAACAACGCCGGCATGAGCATCCGCAAAGCCCCGCACGAGCTCGAGCTCGACGAGTGGAGCCGCGTGATCGACACCAACCTCACCAGCGCCTTCCTGTGCTCGAAGGCGGCCTATCCGGCGCTCAAGGCGTCGGGCCACGGCAAGATCATCAATATCGGCTCGATGATGTCGATCTTCGGTGCGAGCTTCGCGGCGGCGTATGCCGCGAGCAAGGGCGGCATCGTGCAGTACACCCGCGCCTGCGCCAACGCCTGGGCGCCCGACAACATTCAGGTCAACGCCATCCTTCCCGGCTGGATCGACACCGATTTGACCAAGGGCGCGCGTCAGCAGGTCGCCGGGCTGCACGAGCGCGTGCTCGCACGTACGCCGGCGGCACGCTGGGGTGTGATCGACGACTTCGCAGGCATCGCCGTGTTCCTGGCCTCGCCGGCCTCGGACTTCGTCACCGGCACCGCGATCCCGGTCGACGGCGGCTATTCAGTGATGGCCTGA
- a CDS encoding helix-turn-helix transcriptional regulator: MRGKHEDHSTETLATGPACVEIPAIEPARHGSPTTSNRGWAPLLEACLADFKDATEAGDTACIPALVKIVADLALIERGAIRPGSRRAQQALRVGRLSLARRLITRHLEKPALSPGMIAEMLGVSIRYVHVLFETTGASFSQTVTAQRLSESRRLLCEKPPRPIADIALSCGFGSLATFYRIFSTSEGLTPGEFRGKSGTDALADASPSGPGVVIHLTAK, translated from the coding sequence ATGCGCGGTAAGCACGAGGATCACAGCACGGAAACGCTGGCCACAGGCCCAGCGTGCGTTGAAATCCCGGCCATCGAGCCTGCCCGCCACGGCTCGCCAACGACAAGCAACCGCGGCTGGGCGCCGTTGCTCGAAGCCTGCCTTGCCGACTTCAAGGACGCCACCGAGGCCGGTGATACCGCGTGCATTCCTGCGCTGGTCAAGATCGTTGCTGACCTTGCGCTGATCGAGCGCGGCGCGATCCGGCCGGGCAGCCGCCGCGCCCAGCAGGCGCTGCGGGTCGGCCGGCTCAGCCTGGCGCGCCGCCTGATCACGCGCCATCTCGAAAAGCCGGCGCTGTCGCCAGGCATGATCGCCGAGATGCTCGGCGTCTCGATCCGCTACGTGCACGTCTTGTTCGAGACGACGGGGGCGAGCTTCTCGCAGACCGTCACCGCCCAGCGCCTGAGCGAGAGCCGCAGGCTGCTGTGCGAGAAGCCGCCGCGGCCGATCGCCGACATCGCCCTCTCCTGCGGGTTCGGCAGCCTCGCGACCTTCTACCGGATATTCAGCACATCCGAGGGCCTGACGCCCGGCGAATTCAGGGGGAAAAGCGGCACGGACGCCCTCGCCGACGCCTCACCATCCGGTCCGGGGGTGGTGATTCATTTGACCGCCAAATGA
- a CDS encoding outer membrane protein yields the protein MSHAKFIAALTVTTALGFSSASAADLAARPYTKAPAYVETVYNWSGFYVGGHLGGAWTNEQWVNSANTTVFGDLAPGQGFRQRGSGFMGGGQIGYNWQANNFVFGVEGTISALDNSGRVTNTVFGLSRDDQFSWRSNAMATIVGRAGYAIQNNLLYFKGGYAGVNNRLSVVDNLPPATGSGSQTHWASGWTVGAGWEYGITRNWTIGVEYNYAAFERQTYQLAGTAAGTYTFDAKPRDIQWAVVRMNYKFDAPTIARY from the coding sequence ATGTCTCACGCCAAATTCATTGCCGCGCTGACCGTGACCACGGCGCTCGGCTTCAGTTCTGCGTCGGCGGCCGACCTTGCCGCCCGTCCGTACACCAAGGCGCCGGCCTATGTGGAGACGGTCTACAACTGGTCCGGCTTCTACGTCGGCGGCCATCTCGGCGGCGCATGGACCAACGAGCAGTGGGTCAATAGCGCGAACACGACTGTGTTCGGCGATCTCGCACCTGGCCAGGGCTTTCGGCAGCGCGGCTCGGGCTTCATGGGTGGCGGTCAGATCGGCTACAACTGGCAGGCCAACAACTTCGTGTTCGGCGTCGAAGGCACGATCTCCGCGCTCGACAATTCCGGCCGCGTCACCAACACGGTGTTCGGCCTTAGCCGCGACGATCAATTCAGCTGGCGCTCGAACGCGATGGCGACGATCGTCGGCCGTGCCGGCTACGCGATCCAGAACAATCTGCTGTACTTCAAGGGCGGCTATGCCGGCGTGAATAATCGCCTGTCCGTGGTCGACAACCTGCCGCCGGCGACCGGCTCGGGCAGCCAGACCCACTGGGCCAGCGGCTGGACGGTCGGCGCCGGCTGGGAATATGGTATCACCCGCAACTGGACCATCGGCGTCGAATACAATTACGCGGCGTTCGAGCGCCAGACCTATCAGCTCGCCGGCACCGCGGCGGGCACCTACACGTTCGACGCCAAGCCGCGCGACATCCAGTGGGCGGTGGTCCGCATGAACTACAAGTTCGACGCGCCGACCATCGCGCGCTACTGA
- a CDS encoding outer membrane protein, protein MKKILLALTAVAAMTGSASAADLAARPYTKAPAPIAVAPSWTGFYIFGGGGGGVWDADTGVQSTVTGAPILGFNQRQGGDGWFGTVGAGYDWQTANSWVIGVFADGQFGSLKGTIQDQGPFLAGNIKNDYSWAAGARLGYLIAPNVLSYVNAGYSSSHWKGTTLFNTATALPSGLHTNGFDRSGWFVGGGVENNLNIFGITAPGWFMKTEYRAAYYDNRNISELADVTNISNGRDITFKPFVQTISTSLVYRFNWTGPVVAKY, encoded by the coding sequence ATGAAGAAGATTTTGCTCGCTCTGACCGCGGTTGCTGCGATGACGGGTTCCGCGTCGGCTGCCGACTTGGCCGCCCGCCCCTACACCAAGGCTCCGGCCCCGATCGCGGTGGCGCCGAGCTGGACCGGCTTCTACATCTTCGGCGGCGGCGGCGGCGGCGTCTGGGACGCTGACACCGGTGTCCAGTCGACCGTCACGGGCGCGCCGATCCTCGGCTTCAATCAGCGCCAGGGCGGCGATGGCTGGTTCGGCACCGTCGGTGCCGGTTACGACTGGCAGACCGCCAACAGCTGGGTCATCGGCGTGTTCGCTGACGGCCAGTTCGGCAGCCTGAAGGGCACGATCCAGGATCAGGGTCCGTTCCTCGCCGGCAACATCAAGAACGACTACAGCTGGGCTGCCGGTGCGCGCCTGGGCTACCTGATCGCTCCGAACGTTCTGTCCTACGTCAACGCCGGTTACTCCAGCTCGCACTGGAAGGGCACCACGCTGTTCAACACCGCGACCGCCCTCCCGTCCGGCCTGCACACCAACGGCTTCGACCGCAGCGGCTGGTTCGTCGGCGGCGGCGTCGAGAACAACCTGAACATCTTCGGCATCACCGCGCCGGGCTGGTTCATGAAGACCGAGTACCGCGCTGCCTACTACGACAACAGGAACATCTCGGAACTCGCCGACGTCACCAACATCTCGAACGGCCGCGACATCACCTTCAAGCCGTTCGTCCAGACCATCAGCACCTCGCTGGTCTACCGCTTCAACTGGACCGGTCCGGTTGTTGCCAAGTACTGA